Proteins encoded by one window of Xiphophorus couchianus chromosome 13, X_couchianus-1.0, whole genome shotgun sequence:
- the LOC114156305 gene encoding zinc finger protein 40-like encodes MTVRITQSMEDEDCKRLCSAEVYSTPPYCIDHERVAKVQLPTDDIANSKTNEQKEKKRPKQEVNLCFRNKQPLEVRISERSFLISHSSRSQTQPGVVCGECDRKSPGESGNPTALPEESQTSVCEVCSGSLDAPVGLGEHLTPGEERRGHQDDTPGGESKDQAADRNQLRESDRQDAAHEDDDGTHDEGSGSAVADSSHTRGEIAGAEGRLVGNTCSSPPPTPSRKSSTSTRRALFARRCLNASSSGASHSPHTQSPDPGREPSPPRSPLPGPHPSPALSPSSRPVSSVLKTAASPVRGPAEGSNSAGLPSSPAGGSARCQTCRQPKELRPAAALSGEESSLVPIIGPHPARPRGTNRLLSHLPLHSQQPGRTPSFLIPIGGIHMVQPRSTLPLYRLVASPAASRIPTGKLAAPQYQDAHKEAVASSAPRRPRAAEQTTAGDKGFPVQQPSTSRSCTERHVYTEGQNSSQKHL; translated from the exons ATGACAGTCAGGATAACCCAATCCATGGAGGATGAGGACTGCAAACGTCTCTGCTCTGCTGAG GTCTACAGCACTCCCCCCTACTGCATAGACCATGAGCGGGTGGCAAAGGTTCAGCTGCCGACAGATGACATTGCGAATAGCAAAACCAAcgagcagaaagagaagaaaagaccAAAGCAGGAAGTCAATTTAtgcttcagaaacaaacagcctCTTGAAGTGCGGATATCTGAAAGAAG CTTCTTGATCTCCCACTCGTCCAGATCCCAGACCCAGCCAGGAGTGGTGTGTGGTGAGTGTGACAGGAAGAGCCCGGGTGAGTCTGGGAATCCCACCGCACTCCCAGAGGAATCCCAGACGTCTGTGTGCGAGGTGTGCAGCGGCTCGCTGGACGCTCCAG tGGGACTTGGGGAACACCTGACACCTGGGGAAGAGAGGAGAGGTCACCAGGACGACACACCTGGAG GAGAATCGAAAGACCAAGCAGCCGATCGAAACCAACTCAGGGAGTCTGACCGCCAAGACGCTGCTCACGAGGATGATGACGGCACACATGATGAAGGCAGCGGGTCCGCAGTAGCTGACAGTTCACACACCAGAGGGGAAATCGCTGGAGCGGAGGGCCGGCTGGTGGGGAACACGTGCAGCTCGCCCCCCCCTACTCCCTCCAGGAAGAGCTCCACCAGCACCAGGAGGGCCCTGTTCGCCCGCAGGTGTCTCAATGCTTCGTCCTCCGGGGCCTCCCACTCTCCACACACCCAGTCTCCAGATCCAGGAAGGGAGCCGTCTCCACCTCGCAGCCCGTTGCCCGGCCCACACCCGTCTCCTGCGCTGTCTCCGTCCTCTCGTCCCGTCTCCTCAGTTCTGAAGACAGCAGCGTCTCCAGTCAGGGGCCCGGCCGAGGGGTCCAACTCCGCCGGGCTTCCCAGCTCCCCAGCTGGTGGATCTGCTCGGTGTCAAACCTGCCGCCAACCTAAGGAGTTACGGCCTGCTGCAGCTCTG TCGGGGGAGGAGAGCAGTCTGGTCCCCATCATCGGCCCTCATCCTGCACGGCCTCGAGGAACCAACCGGCTCCTGAGCCACCTCCCGCTTCACTCCCAGCAGCCTGGCAGAACACCCAGCTTCTTGATCCCCATCGGGGGGATCCACATGGTCCAGCCCAGGTCCACCCTCCCGCTCTACCGCCTGGTGGCCAGCCCGGCGGCCTCCCGCATCCCAACCGGAAAGCTGGCTGCCCCGCAATACCAGGACGCCCACAAAGAGGCGGTGGCCAGCAGCGCTCCACGGCGCCCCCGGGCTGCAGAGCAAACAACCGCAGGAGACAAAGGCTTCCCCGTCCAGCAGCCCTCCACTTCCAGAAGCTGCACGGAGAGGCATGTTTACACTGAAGGTCAGAACTCCTCTCAGAAGCATCTCTGA